Genomic window (Vigna unguiculata cultivar IT97K-499-35 chromosome 10, ASM411807v1, whole genome shotgun sequence):
GGCTATTGTGGTGCGAATACAATCCAAATTATTACATTTCAACGTTGCTACAAACCTTACACGTAGAAGGTGAACACAATCACTTATTAGGAATTGAAATTGCTTGATATCATATGTTTCTTTTTGTCACTGTGACCTTCAAGCCATGTTTCATGAGAAGGACAACGGAGACTCTTGGGGATATGGCTTGGCCTTCCACCAAGTGAATGCGATAATTCCACAGTATATTGGCAGCTATCATCTTCATCTCGATGAAGCTGATTTCTTTACCCAAACAACTTCTTGGTCCTGCATTGAATGCAATGAACTTGTGAGAGGGCATGTGAATAATCCCTCCACTCTTTGAGATCCACCTCTCAGGTCTAAATTTCAAGCAATCTTCACCCCATATTTCCTCTGCCCTTCCCATGCTGTATAGGGAATATACTATCATGGTATTTGAATTAATCCAATGACCACTTGGAAGCACATCAGATTTTAAGGCACTCTTGTGCTCTAATGGTACCGGAGGGTAGAGCCTTAATGTCTCACTTAATGCTGCATGGAGGAAAGTTAACTTGCTAAGCCATTTCACACCAAAGTCCTTCCCATTACCTTCTCTTGCTGGTAATTTTTCTCGGATCTCTTCAAGAATCTTAGATTCCACAGATGGGTGTGTTGCCACCAACCAGAAAAACCAAGTGAGACCTGCACTAATGCTATCTCTCCCAGCTGCAAGCATATTTATTGCTGTGTCTCTCAGAAACTTGTCATCCATTTTGCCCTCTCCTACTTCACTTATAAGAACATCTATCAAGCTAAATCGTGGTTCGTCTTCTAGTGTGCTGTTGCCGCTGCTTTGACCTTGCACTCTGCTCCTAGATTTAATTTCCTTATACAACATTTGGtcaataatttcaatattttctttcacCGTCTTCTCTTTCCCAAGTTGAAACCAGTTTAGCAGCTTCCATAAGAATCTTGGCATGAGATGTCGGTAGAGAAGAGCATCCTCTATTTCACTGAAGGCTTTCTCAGTTGCAACTTCTGGGAAACCAATGGAAAGGCAAGTAGGATCAAATCCTAAAACTATGGATGAAATGATGTCAAAGGTTAATCTTTGAAAAGCTTCTTGTAGGTCCACTTCCGTTCCTTGTTTCCATGCATGCTCAAGAAATGGAAGCAGACAACTCTCAATCTTGTTCTTGATTGTTTGTTGaataaacaattgaaaattaacCTTCTTAAAAGCTGAATGAAGAATACTTCTGTTATACTTCCATAGTTCGGAATCGGACCTGAAAATCCCATCTCCCAGAACCTCAAAAATCTCTCTGAAGTCATCTCCCTTGCCGTAGTTTTCAAACTTTGTGCTTGTGATGTGTTGCACATTGAAAGGGTCGCTGGTGACGAATATGTTCATGTTTGATAGCCAAGGGCCTTCAAACATGAAATTGCCTCCATTGTTTTTCAAAGCCGTAGTTACATAATCAAAGATGATGGACACATTGAGGAAGGGTCCAGGAAGCATGCCAAGCACGGGCCACTTCGTGATGGGAGTGTGTCTGTTGAGCCTCCAATAGTAGATTAAGACGAAAAGAACAAATGCCAAGAGGAGTTCTTCAGAACCAAGCACCGCCATTGATATGGTAATAGTCAGAACCAAAAGTGTGTGTCGGTGTGTTTTAGAGTTGGGTGGAAGCATTCAAGAACTTCGAGATCTTATATAAGAGCTTCGTGATCCTACATGCATGAGGTTTTGCGTCATCAGAAAATAGGATAAGATTCCCTTTCAAGGAAGGTCGTGCACTTAAGTTGCTTATAATTTTTTGCCTCAAAATTAGAACTGTACTTGTTCCGCGCCTCTATCAGCTGAATAAAAgataggataatgatatttcaacaaaagTTTTTGACAAGTATTTGACAAAGGTGACGTGGCAGcgattttttgtaaattttaattacgaAATGGTTAGTTCACATGTGCAGCGAAAAGagaaaccaaaatgaaattaaatgtaagttagagagagaaagtaaagagagaaaagggggaaagtgaGGCAGGGGGTTGCGAAgtgagaaagtgaagagagaaaagggggaaagtgaGCCCGCCGGAGTTTGTGGTTTAGTGAAAGTGAGATTTCAACAACCATTTCGccgggggggggggggggggtggaGGATAGTTATCAGTGAAAGCGAGAAAGATAGAGAGCAAGAGGGATAAAGCGAGAACGAGAATGAGAGAGTGATCGGAGTTAAGCATTGCAGATTAGTGGTGGATAATTGCAGTCATTGACGCCGTTTGGGTGGGTTACCAGAGGCAGGTCGTAGAAGAAGTCGTCGACGACAAGGAATTCGTCATCCCGAGCGTACACAACTGTATAAACAGCTGACGCCGATGTGGGTAGTAAGGACGCTGTATGTGAGGAGTTGAAGCAAAGTTTTTTGAACAAAACTGCAGAACAAACcaataaacctaattaaaatgtGGTAAGTACGTTATTCTTATTTCATtacttaagaaaaatattcgTATGCATAACCCAAttccaattcaaataattaagtgGGAGTAGTAGCCTCACAGGACCCTAAGTATAAACCTGATAGAAAAGCGGGGAGTAACTCGCAACTATGTGGGGAGTACACATGAACTTTTGCAATACTGCTTCAACATTGAATAAACATTATTCTTAAGTCGCCTTTTTCGACCATTGACCATCAAGTAACTCAATCACGAGGTCTAATGGaccaattaaaattgaattaacgGAAGTATGTGGATTTAATATGTGCACACAATTGTATAAACAGCTGACGCCGATGTGGGAGTAAGGACGCTATATGTGGGGAGTTGAAGCAAATTTTTTTGAACAAAACTGCAGGACAAACcaataaacctaattaaaatgtGGTAAATACATTATTCTTATTTCATGacttaagaaaaatattcgTATGCATAACCCAAttctaattcaattaatttagtgGGAGTGTACCCTCACAGAACTCCAACTATAAACGTGATAGAAAAGCGGGGAGTAACTCGCAACTATGTGGGGAGTACACATGAACTTTTGCAATACTGCTTCAACATTGAACTAACACTATTCTTAAGTCACCTTTTTCGAGCATTGACCATCAAGTAACTCAATCACGAAGTCTAATGGAccaattaaatttgaattaaatgaaGTATGTGAATTTAATATGTGCACACAATTTTATAAACAGCTCACGCAGATGTAGGTAGTAAGGACGTTGTTTGTGGGGAGTTGCACCGAAGTTTTTTGAACAAAGCTGCAAGACAAACcaataaacttatttaaaatttggtaAATACATTATTCGTATTTCAGTCGTTAAGAAACATATTCGTTTGCATAACCCAATtccaattcaattaatttagtgAGAGTGTAGCCTCAGAGGACCCCAAGTAAAAACCTGTTACAAAAAAGGGGAGTTACTCGCC
Coding sequences:
- the LOC114166438 gene encoding alkane hydroxylase MAH1-like; the protein is MLPPNSKTHRHTLLVLTITISMAVLGSEELLLAFVLFVLIYYWRLNRHTPITKWPVLGMLPGPFLNVSIIFDYVTTALKNNGGNFMFEGPWLSNMNIFVTSDPFNVQHITSTKFENYGKGDDFREIFEVLGDGIFRSDSELWKYNRSILHSAFKKVNFQLFIQQTIKNKIESCLLPFLEHAWKQGTEVDLQEAFQRLTFDIISSIVLGFDPTCLSIGFPEVATEKAFSEIEDALLYRHLMPRFLWKLLNWFQLGKEKTVKENIEIIDQMLYKEIKSRSRVQGQSSGNSTLEDEPRFSLIDVLISEVGEGKMDDKFLRDTAINMLAAGRDSISAGLTWFFWLVATHPSVESKILEEIREKLPAREGNGKDFGVKWLSKLTFLHAALSETLRLYPPVPLEHKSALKSDVLPSGHWINSNTMIVYSLYSMGRAEEIWGEDCLKFRPERWISKSGGIIHMPSHKFIAFNAGPRSCLGKEISFIEMKMIAANILWNYRIHLVEGQAISPRVSVVLLMKHGLKVTVTKRNI